Below is a genomic region from Lates calcarifer isolate ASB-BC8 unplaced genomic scaffold, TLL_Latcal_v3 _unitig_3848_quiver_2117, whole genome shotgun sequence.
TTTGACCACTAAAATCCAACTAATATATCCTTGAGTCCAAATGAACGTTTATACCAAATTAGATATTGCCTTCATGAGAGGGGGATAGATGGACATCCCAAAAACATAATGCCACAGCTGTTACaggaatggagaaaaaaaatgtcattcaaGGGATATTGCATTACAGAAAATGTAGGACATTACTAAAAAAAAGCCAATAATTCTATGAGGCAGCAATCCGAATTCAGCCACAGTTTATGTGCTACAGTTCTTCAACAAGACTAGgccaacaaagaaaaacactttcactttaattgaataataatttaataattccTTTAAATTACTGAAACTTTTTTAAGCTTGTTTTGGGTGTGAAAGATCTAGGGCAAAATGGCAACTACCTGCTTTGCTGACTGCCACACAATCCTTTCTAATGCAACCAGCAGGGGTTGCCAAagtcaaagcttttaaaaacctCCCCTGTAAACTTTGTACTACTGGATGTCTAtgtgcagcagctccagtgttcACCTTTTGTCATAATTTTTGGATTAAGATTTAAAGttgatcaaaataaaacagagcaataTGCCTTTAATAGACTGTAAGAACGGGTTTACAGAGAATCCTGAGTGAAAAATAGTAGACAATGCAACCCATTGTCCACTGTCCTCCTTCCTATGAATGAAAGCCATTTTTTACAGCACAGTATCAGTTGCACCTGCTGGCTAACTGATGCTAACTGACATCTGCACAGGAGATAGTTGACAGGAACAGAGAGGTCAAAAAGTATTTTGTGTcataaaacaaaggaaatgttAGTTAACAGCACACAAGGGCTCTTTTTTGCATGTGGCTATAGTAAATTGTAAATAGTGTCCAGTGTCCTGTGGCATAGTTAGAAAAATGAGGAAGGCTTTTCTTTAGAGAAAAGTACACAGTGGTTCAAACACAAATACCTGTACACCTGAAAACGGGCTGACCTTGAAAATGTGTGGGCCTTGAACTTCTCACAGCAGCCATTAATAATGTGAGACTGTCATAAAGAAATGCATTACAACAAAAGCTAGATAAatttagacaaataaaaaaacaaaatcaaaaatagGACaataacataaatacaaataataaaatgtataaaacaagtCAATCTTTTGGATTGCCCTACAGATCTTAACCTTTCCTACTGGTCCCTAGAATCACTCCTTGTTACGTGCAGCcccaaggtgtgtgtgtgtgtgtgtgtggggagggggggacTGAAACAGTTTTGTTAGACAACccaggaatttaaaaaacattcatcagTAAATACAGTCCAACTTTCTGTGCACGTTTGCCTTATTATTTGGGGGAGGCTAAAGAAGTTTACctgaaaagattttaaaatgatggaAACCTTCTTGATGACCACATCAAAGTTCAGTCTGATGGTTTGAGCAGGTATATGATGCAAATATTTACTGCACAGTTGCTGTATGTGGCACTCGTGTAAGTTTGTTCTCACACCATATCAGCGGTGACTGTGTGAAGTGGCACCATGCGATGAACCTCGAGTTGATCATAAACGGTTTTTAGATGGGAGTCAACCGCTCCTGGTAAATTTCCTCCCTGgtggaacaaaaacacaggaaatgagcAATGGAATAAAGAACTGAAGTATTTTTTCCAGGAAATTCAGCCAGAGGAAATATCTCATCTTGGTTAACATCTGACACTGTGGAACAATGAGTACTTGTCATACTACAGCATTGCTGAATTAGCTATTATTCGTGAACTGTCACTGGattatttaaattcaaaacCTAAAAAAGcatgatgattctcaggcatCTGCTAAAGTTAAAAGAGTATCATTttacgaacacacacacacacacacacacacacacacacacacacttagaatAAAAACAAGGCAGATCTGGAGATGTTATTTGTATTCATCCAGTGCCATCTGACTTTACTTTGTGGGAGGTTATGTAAATAACAGTGTTACTTGGGAAAAGGATCATCATTAAACAATAACTAGGGTGTATCCATTTGAGGAAGTACTAACCCGACTGAGTCTGTCTTCACATATTTGTATGTCAGTATACTGCACttcttgttctgtgtttgttaaaCCTGCAAAGATACAAAGTCAGAGCTGAACATTCATATGATTCAAAGTGTTGAGCAAAAAAGATGATAGAAACGTCTAAAACtagtatttaaaatgaaaactagcaaacatttttaaagaataagAACAAATAAGAAAGAATCTATAGAATAATGACAAAAGGTTTTCAAACACTCAACAGAGGTTGCTCATAACGCTGTTCTGACTATGCTAAACAAGATCGTACAGAACGTTAACTCCACAGCCTGAAAGaaattatctgtgtgtgtccaaaaaataccacacaggcacagggagaacaagcaaactctacacagaaaagcccctGGTGAGCCAggaacccagaaccttcttgctgtgagatgacagtgctaaccGCCGCACCACCATGATGCACCTTGTCCAAACtattttatgaccaaatacctgtaaaaACATCAGCCTCATCTGTACGTTGTATTTGAACTAAGTAAAGATGCAAATGTATGTCTCTGTTGTTCCTCCTCTGAACATATATGTGATCAATCATGTGATAACTGGAGAGCTGCTGTTACACTTTGCTGTAGGTAAGAGTAGGTCACCTGGTGAGTGTATCATTTCATACAGTTCTCAAATGTAATTCAAAGTTTGATAAATATAGCCCCTGACCACCAAGAGAGTGGAGTGACATTTTCCCTGTTTTGTTTCGGTAAAGAAGTCCAGTGGTAAAATTACCCAGTAACTCAAAGGAAAACAGAAGGAAGTTGAACGTCtgcaaacataaatataatttgtcATCTGATTTGTAGGgcttgttgtgttgtgtgtcttgCTTTGAGCAGCTTTGTACATGGAAAGCACCTAAGAAAACCAAATTCTACTTAAGGTCTACAATGGCCTTTCATCAACCCATTGGAATCATATTAAAGCAATTTATCTCTCATCTCCATTTACAGTCACAAAATGTGGAAAGTACCATCTATTCACTCATCTGGCCGTAGGGCTGAGTGCAGCAGCTTTTATGACACAAACAGATCCTGTCTGACATGACATGATGGCTGCTATGAAGACTATCTGTCTCATTTTGTTGCTCAGTGTTCTCAGTGGGATCATTCAAAATCATCTCTTTCATTCCACAGTAACGCTGCAGAGAACATTAAACATTATGATAGAGGAAATGCAGATGATGCAAAATCACTCACATTCCCACAACTAGAACACTCACAACTATTAATGCTccttaaaagaaacatttccaaTATTCCTCCTTAAAAGTAGATTACTCACACAAGAAccaatgtactgtacatgttgtatCTCTCACACAGTTTGTACACCACAGTATGATTATTTATGACTAGCTGAACATCAgaactatttaaaaaatcttgGACAGTGTGTACATTTAACAGGATCAAAAATGGAATCAAACATTGAGATTAATAAACAGCTGAAGAAAATACCTGCCTTGTGTTTGTCTGGTTATCCTTTTGTTCTTGTCAAGACACTTCCACTTGATGAAAAAGGCAACAAGTGTAACAATCACAACAGACAGGATGGAGATTACAATTCCAACTGTAtctgttaaacaaacaaaacaaaaacactcagtaGCAACAAACAGCCTTTAAGATATTACTGTTTAAAAATCGCTGCTAGAATTAGTCTTACGGTGTCTTTTGTGTCTGATGtcatctgtgctgtttgtgtggttgtgttcaCACAATGTCTTAACAGTGACTGAAAGAGTTTTCTTCTCAGCAGGGCTGGCAGCTACACATCTATATGAAGAGTTGAAATCCTGCCTGTGTAtaatgagaggaagagggagagcagagctgctctcGTTCAGTTTCTCCTCATCTTTGTACCACAACAGTGTAGTTTCTGCAGCTTGGTCCACAGCACACAGCAAGGTGCAGCTCTCAGTGCTCACACTAAGCCTCTTCACTGTAGGATCTGAGACAGGCTCTGGAGAGGAAATTGATGGGAGATTAAAAATGAGGGTTTCTGAAGCCAGACTTATCAAGCAAGACTGACTTTATTGTGGtgtgatcagagagagagaagctcatttttatcttctgttgttcacagaaatgtttttgctggTCCTTTCACATAGACTGTGAAGACCAACTACGTCTTCCTTCATGTATACCAGATATCATATGATTTGCATTAGTTTTACTACCAGAATTAGGCCAATTTAAAAGGTTCTCAGGAAAAGTCAGTGATGGCCGACATTGTTGATCCATCCAGGTAGAACAGACAACAGAAGCAACTGGGTTTACGAATGTTACTTGCTACAACGCGACATAGaataaacccacacacacaaaaccagcTTCATGTTTGTGGTCCCCCACAGTAACTAATGTTTCCAATAAATGTCAGCTTCATCTCTGTGGTTGTACCTTTCATCCTCTCATTGAACGCTGCTGAGTACCAAATGAAAAGCTGTCACCCCAGGGTGCAGCCACAGAGAACCAGAGCTATAGACCAGCTGTTTCACATCAACACTTTGCTCTGTGTAGCAGTGGTGGAAATAAGAGGATCACCTTAATGCACCGCTTGTTGAATCTTCAAGTGCCTGGGCTAAACCATGCTAAACACTCTTATGAAAAACATGTCTCTGTTCCGGCTGTGTTCTGGCTGTGCCACGGCTCAGTCTGGGCTCTGTCACACTTTCAAGCTGTACGAGCTTGTAACCAGTAGCTCATTCAAATGTATAACAGATGCTTGTGGCTGTACTTGAATACGATACAAGCTTTTGTTGCTCCTAAATTTCTCTGTCTTCACTCATTTGAAATGTCAGTATAGCCCATCTCacagcacagctgctgtcattcaCCTGTActgttgttctgtttgtctGAAAGGTTGTGATggtaaaataatgattttatctgCAGCAGTTTGGTCACGACTGCCGGCCAACATAGTAATTGTGACCTGTGATAAAATGTCATACTACATTTTCTGACAAACACTAGCTGCTACATTCTAACTTGTTCATTTCACAGTAAACTCGGGCCTAAGCCGAgcctgtgtctgaaatcactcatTCAATCACTCATGTTTGAGTGATGACTGCATCACACATAAATAGCCATCATCTGTCTAACAGCAACAAACTGTTTACCTGTTAACGCTATCATACACATTATA
It encodes:
- the LOC108894777 gene encoding uncharacterized protein LOC108894777 isoform X1, translated to MEAQIGVLFFFMVWSSSAAGEVKILRGTEGGNITLPVPAIDSGYLSLGPKILANVNEGKIQILDNKYKHRLLWNRTTGLFTLTGLQRADSGIYAISSKSYNLTVHEPVSDPTVKRLSVSTESCTLLCAVDQAAETTLLWYKDEEKLNESSSALPLPLIIHRQDFNSSYRCVAASPAEKKTLSVTVKTLCEHNHTNSTDDIRHKRHHTVGIVISILSVVIVTLVAFFIKWKCLDKNKRITRQTQGLTNTEQEVQYTDIQICEDRLSRGGNLPGAVDSHLKTVYDQLEVHRMVPLHTVTADMV
- the LOC108894777 gene encoding uncharacterized protein LOC108894777 isoform X2, translating into MEAQIGVLFFFMVWSSSAAGEVKILRGTEGGNITLPVPAIDSGYLSLGPKILANVNEGKIQILDNKYKHRLLWNRTTGLFTLTGLQRADSGIYAISSKSYNLTVHEPVSDPTVKRLSVSTESCTLLCAVDQAAETTLLWYKDEEKLNESSSALPLPLIIHRQDFNSSYRCVAASPAEKKTLSVTVKTLCEHNHTNSTDDIRHKRHHTVGIVISILSVVIVTLVAFFIKWKCLDKNKRITRQTQGRFNKHRTRSAVY